The Rhopalosiphum maidis isolate BTI-1 chromosome 1, ASM367621v3, whole genome shotgun sequence genome has a segment encoding these proteins:
- the LOC113549322 gene encoding high mobility group protein DSP1, with the protein MSENRAGNNVGWGNRDDHAAAAANLWWGNSQEQQQQQQHMQQQQQQQQQQQQQQHLLNQHHQQQLAAVAAAAQQQQQQAAAAVSAAQQFYKMASSFSHQQHQQLQQQQQQQQLNNTGGVSTSNSNSNVSTTVTSSSRNPMANYADSYGIAAAAAAQWWSYPGAMDNNIQNVHNVPSPNSIMNRGKMPRGKGTDAKPRGRMTAYAFFVQTCREEHKKKHPDENVIFAEFSKKCAERWKTMNEKEKKRFHEMADKDKLRYDTEMQSYIPPKGEKVRGKKRKQIKDPNAPKRSLSAFFWFCNDERGKVKAVNPEYGVGDVAKELGKKWSDADITVKQKYEAMAEKDKARYEREMTEYKNKGKPTLLQQQQQHQMLVQQQQQILAQQQQQQQMMAVKDESDEDDDDEDDDE; encoded by the exons ATGTCCGAGAACCGCGCGGGCAACAATGTCGGCTGGGGCAACCGGGACGACCACGCGGCTGCCGCAGCTAACCTGTGGTGGGGCAACAGCCAggaacagcagcagcaacaacagcacatgcagcaacagcaacagcagcaacaacaacagcagcagcagcagcactTGCTGAACCAACATCACCAGCAGCAACTGGCCGCCGTGGCGGCAGCCgcgcagcagcagcagcagcaagcGGCTGCCGCGGTGTCCGCGGCCCAGCAATTCTATAAGATGGCGTCGTCGTTCAGCCACCAGCAGCACCAGCAGCTgcagcagcaacaacagcaacagcagctGAACAACACCGGCGGCGTGTCGAccagcaacagcaacagcaacgTGTCCACGACGGTCACGAGCAGCTCCAGGAACCCGATGGCCAACTACGCGGACAGCTATGGAATCGCCGCTGCCGCCGCAGCCCAATGGTGGTCGTACCCGGGGGCAATGGACAACAACATTCAAAACGTGCACAACGTACCGTCGCCAAACTCTATCATG aaccGAGGGAAAATGCCTAGAGGCAAAGGGACAGATGCGAAACCCAGAGGTCGTATGACCGCGTACGCGTTTTTCGTTCAAACGTGCCGCGAAGAGCACAAAAAGAAACACCCCGATGAGAATGTCATTTTCGCGGAGTTCTCGAAGAAATGCGCCGAAAGGTGGAAG acaatgAATGAGAAGGAAAAGAAAAGATTTCATGAGATGGCTGATAAGGATAAGTTAAGATATGATACTGAAATGCAAAGCTATATTCCACCCAAGGGTGAAAAAGTGCGTGGTAAGAAGAGGAAGCAAATCAAAGATCCTAATGCACCAAAACGCTCttt GTCTGCTTTCTTCTGGTTCTGTAATGATGAACGTGGAAAAGTTAAGGCTGTAAACCCAGAATATGGTGTTGGTGATGTAGCCAAAGAATTGGGTAAAAAATGGTCTGATGCTGATATTACAGTGAAACAGAAGTATGAAGCTATGGCAGAAAAAGATAAAGCCAGATATGAAAgg GAAATGACCGAGTACAAAAACAAGGGCAAGCCTACCTTgttacaacaacaacaacaacatcaAATGTTggtacaacaacaacaacaaatacTTGCacaacaacagcaacagcaacaaATGATGGCAGTAAAAGATGAAAGTGACGAAGATGATGATGACGAAGACGATGACGAGTGA